The region agtacaaactaataatagggagggagctgtgtcccccaatgaatggctcggagaaaaggattttacggtgagtacacaaaaatccttatttctccttcgcctcattgggggacacagaccatgggacgtcccaaagcagtccctgggtggggacaacatcagatcaggccgtgtaaccgctactgacaagtgcgccaccgcggcctgcaaagtccgccttcccagactcacatctgtgggagtgtgtgaattatagtgcttcaagaatgcatgtggACTGGAGGAATTCGTAAGCTTGCGGTCGTGCTTGCCGACGTCTGGTGCCTAGAGCCCtctgacagggagataggctgacatctagcacggaaggactcctagatggtgaaaagaatccaccaggctaacatggccgatgaaacagctaaacccttcctgtgaccgtcaggaagcctacttaccatcgagaagcccaagtaaagtgtccaaccttcggaaggacgccgtcctcgatacgtacccgctcggagcactcacttcttccagattatggagaacccctTCTGTTTTGTGGACTGaagccgaaagagatgagaggacgatgcacctgcaacagtgggaatacaaaaccagcttggcaacgagggaaggggatggcttgagggcaaccTTGCTTTGATGGcaataaggaaaaaagactgaaagaaacagagcggcgagctctgaagactcatcaggatgacaagaacgcagagaaaaaGGGGagtgaccttccctgatagtaaagtctttctggatcgaaaaaggagtctactgtaagatccccaggaccattaaggtcccacagaTGTAACGGTatgcggtagggaagaactacaggtgaaggctcCCTGCGAGAAAGACCATATTTCCAGTTTTGTCGaaataagacggaaaaatactagcaccgcaagcgagaaaacctgacatggtcagtgcgggtctcccgggatcactggggccctttctgcttccaaaaagatctcagacgtagtggaagaggggttatggaaattggtaccatggaagaacagagcatgcactgcgatggtcttggatctcgaggccaaaCCACGAActggagtacattggcgttcagcttggatgccatccgacctacatctggggtactccagtgaaggcagatctgaaggaagacttccgagtgaagttcccactcacttgaggagaaaccctgatggctgaatatgtcagccgcccagtgttctactccagggatatgtactgttgagatcaccgaatgatagatctcggcccatcagagagtgtgaggtacctcggccatggtgttagactgtgggtacctgctagatgattgacgtatggcacagccgcggCATTATtcaattgaagacggatggttgacccgcctgaaggcagtggacctgctgtaggattagccgtaccgttcggatccccagagaaaagatcgggagaagaagactggcattggtattccctaataaccattggaccaggagaaggctctggatgaggaaggagcttagagactaccTTTGAAAGCCTGAttcacttgctgaaaacgagcggcgcGAAAGAAACTTCTTCCATTGTCgtctttttcctcagaaccctcctagcgaattgaatgaaccgagggaatgagtgatcaagtgcacaagctccctgttgaagggccacgaccttgactcgagagagaattatcatccttcttgtgcaggatcatcatcaaagaggatctgctgggctgggaatgaggaaaaaaattgtctaagtttagctgctagcccaagtgagagggtattgcaagtgatatagacgactcagcgtagtccttgaagagcggctagaaagtcgaccaagtagggcaggacgaccatgcttctagggtgcaagaagcacatgacaaccgctatgacccttgcgaccactctggtgcggtagccaggccgaagggcaaggtcgtgacttgaaaatgctgttcacgaatggaaaggcgaagagattattgtagaggggaaaaaaataggcatgtgagggtaagaaccccgaatgtcgatggatgccagaaaaacTCCacttttttctgttgaagtaatggctgagcggaggaactccatctggAAAAGGAGGaccttgtgaaaggttgttagaagtttgaggtccaggaatgatcTTACTTTTCATTCCCTCCTTTTTGAAACCAAGattccttagatctagactgtcctggacaacgcttccactgctggatgggtctgtagaaaagatacaatcccttgttagtctcccgctcagaagatttgatttgaatcaaagtagttaaggtctctgaccaagagactattggtcaagcaacccatgtagcggctaaagaagggtagagcgctgaacccaaaaccacaagacggaacgaaccagatttgctatccgaccgtctgtggtattttaattgatgatacatcgggcagggatactggtaggtataccacaagaaattctacccggttagtgtgccaagtggcagaatgcggggctgcaacTAGCAGGTCTCTTGCCAtcgtcgtgcagagtagaaaattaggagccctcgatccaccatcctcttaacagggacgtggagaggaatcgtccgctttcttgcatcatccgctaaatagtggtgatacaaaggggtgtgctcggacgccaaaaatatgtgcctctgtacatccccagagttgaggtccccgggtggacagggcaggttgtctggcgttagacctggatgcagaagaggatacatggaggcgacactgcatgtgttcgtctgttgaagatgtggggggtggggaatcggtgccctttaaaggatccgtcgcccataaaaaaacagaccaggtatggcaacctactgtacttagaggcttctgtccagtgaatcgctcgtcaatttgttgatggtataaataggagagtcCCTCTTTGCTAAAGCActggcaatccaaggcaatatgcgaTCCATATTCAGCGTTGTTCTCAACAATTCGTAGgggagagatcaggaaatgaaaacttccgttttctagacgcCTGCACGTTTTCCTAgaacacttgcggcccctgctagccgacggctcccatgtaggagagggaccatgtatatcggtcctgcgagcactccgggccacagagggttcacagaggaattcaatctcttggtcagagaaaacATGAGTTGTGGTTAGGGGATGAGCGGCGgaaggctccagagctcagttagggtgaccagcttcggattgatgtgcccttaagaccagtaaatactggtcatgcgcctttaagactagggaatactggtcttgtgcctttaggatggagggcatactggtcatgtgcctttaagaaccagggcctactggtcatgtgccttaaaAACCAGGACATACTTGTCATGTACCTTTAAAtccaggacatactggtcatgtgcctttaagaccagggcatactggtcatgtgcctttaagaccagggcatactggtcatgtacctttaaatccaggacatactggtcatgtgcctttaagaccagggcatactggtcatgtgcctttaagaccagggcattctggtcatgtgcctttaagaccggggcatttttcaaggattacgccagaggtgaagccccttgaggggaactaggtactctgggaagagccgggatcggcggcggcggagggctcctgagctcatttgaaCTAAGTACTCTGTGGGAGGTGACCGGCTCCTGGCTGGTCATGACTTGACGAGCAGAGAATGCTGGTAATGTGCTCCTTTTTAAAACTAGggaacctttaagaccagggaatgctggtcatgtgttaAAGCCAGGGAAAGCTGGACATGTACCTATAAGGGGCATGTGTCTTTAAGACCATGGAATGCGGTCATGTACCCTTAAgacctgtgcctttaagaccagaggctGCTGGACAACCAGAGATTGCAGGTCTTAAGTATTAAAAACAGGGAACGCTAGTCCCTTTATGCTGCCGGGGTGCGTGCGGGGGAGGGGTGCAGAGGGAGGATTCCCCTTACCCAGATTCTGAGTCCCCCGTCTGGAATAGCGTGGTCTTCAGCGCTGAGTACCGCCGGTGCGATGCAGCAGCCACTTCCGGATGAGCTTGTGTCCGGAAATGGCAGAAGgatgaagatggccgccgagaatagAGCTCTCGTCCTGAATGAGAGGCGCCTGAATGGGGGGGCGGAGCCTGAAGTGCGGCCTAGCATGGGCAGAGTTCCGGGTTGAGGCCTACACAaaaccgaagccgggggctaaattttgaaGCCAGCCGGCGCCGAACGAGGGAAAAAGCCGCCGGATGCGCAGAGCCCTCCAACCGCTCGAGTCCCGGCACTTACCCCAGTATGCAGCCTTGTTCAGCAGGACAGAGGTAGAAAAAGATCctgtgctgttgctgctgttggacggtgcagggataagaaaagtcctcaatccatcgtccctttagcagggaggtggagaggaaccgtccgcctccttgtaccatccgcttttaatagtggtggtgcagtgggggctgctcggacgccacgctgtagagtgcctctgaacagccgagggtaaacctggtgggcagggctgaatgtccgacaataggcctggctgcagaagaggatactgaaggtgacactccagtgctcgtctgataagggaggggggagatcggtgcccttgaaggggcccgtcgcccctagaatcagctcaggcagtggcttcccacgtcgcaggagaggatacggagaggtaacactcccgtgctcgcctgttgttggttcgggggagatcggaacatgaaagaatccgtcgcccccttcgtccgttgtaaaaggtaaaagtaaaaagagttctttgggtctgaatagcagacccgtccgtgtgcctcctccAGACActtagcaagaactggttagctgggagccagcaggagggtgtatactgcaggggaggagctaaccttctttgtattacttagtgtcagcctcctggtggcagcagcatacacccatggtctgtgtcccccaatgaggcgaaggagaaatgcacttttaggctactttcacacacagcctatttgctgcgtatttttacgcgcgcgtattttgctgctgctttacctgcgtttttttacgcaggcaaaaaacgcagctgctttcacacactgcgttttttgctgcgttttttgcagctgcgtttttttcagcattgtgtactgaaactaaagtttgtttgaaaaaaaaaaaaaagggggaaaaaaaaagagtcattgaggtcatttcctgtctttatgactcagaatacaatacacactggagttaacatcatgtcgattctgccagctgcaatggccttgagccaaagacgcctcagcaagcggaacagacatcagctggggatcATTATGATTGCTGAAGTCCTTCGCCGCAGACTGGTAGGTACCATGGATGTGACTACTAGCTGTTTCCGTGCGGTGTGTCTCGTCTCTGTCTCCCCCAGTGCATGTTTGGAAAGTATTCACCTCAGTTGTTTAATCACTATAAAGCGCCCGTCACACGGCACAATATCGCTGGTGACATCGCTAATAACTCCAGATGTTTTCATCGCTCATGTGACGTATGAGCGACGTTGGCCCGTGTGACAGGGCGCAGCAACCagcgatttgttttcttgttcgctGATCGCTGGTTGATGATCATGAGCATTTCACTGGCAATAATTGAGTGTGGCAAAGTGTGCATCGCTGCGTGTGACAGGAGCTCAGCGATGTATTTTGTGCGATCTGCCATTCTGGAGATAGGGCTCGCTAGATCGCCCacagcatcgctgctgcgtcgcatAGGAGTCCCTATGAGCGATATTGATAGGTGTGACGGGAAGCAAGCGATAATTTTACATCGCTCTATCGACTTCCCGTCAGCCTCTTCGCGCACAATATCGCAAGCAATATCGTGACGTGTGATGCCCGCTTAttaaggtataatttttttttaggcacgtaaacagccaaaaaggatttgGGTGCATCCCATTCTGGAAGAACGTGACGAGAAGGGAACTTTTCAAAACCTATATCAGGACTTAAGAACGTAAGTTTGTACCCTGTTGGCCCCTAAAAATGTTTGGTCGGAAACATGCACCTTTTCTTCCAAAGCATGTTTTATTGCAACCTACTATCTTCCCCTTGCATCCCCCAATAGGGTATCCCTATAATCTCCTTCTTTGTAAGGGAACCTATAATATTATTTTTCCGGTACTccacattgtttgctgtacgttattcctgacactcctgtgagttcttctaccatagatatagagtgccttctattcagcagttcccctcgtagtatatctgatttctagggggtgtcctctattcatggcaagtgggtgttatgtaatgtgtattgttttgtttttttttttgttttccattatCAATGTACAAAATCAAAATAGATATGTACTTATCTACATCATTTTTGATCCAAAAATGTTTCCTACAGCTTTCCAGACCGATTCCAGCGGTTCACACGAATGAACATTCAGGATTTCGATCGCCTGCTGAATATAGTTTGTGAAGACTTGACTTTCCAGGATACGAGGATGCGGCAAGCGATCTCTGCGGAACaacggctgctcatcaccttgcggtaagtatagTCATTAACGTAGAGTCGAACCTCAATCTGCGAGTTCCTCGCAGACCGAGTTTCTTGAAAGACGAGTTTACTATCTGGCCAAAATCTGCTTCGATCAGCAAGCAGACTTCGGTCAGCGAGCAAATCTCGCCTCCCAATGTGCCCGCCATCAGCGCTGATGGCGCGGCAGTATATGCCGCTCCATCAGCTGCTGAGTGCGCCCCGGCAACAGAGCTGCTGAGCGCGGCTGGATATACCGCGCACGTCAGCTGCTGAGCATGCCCGGGCGCTGACTGAAGATCCACTCACCTGTCTTCAGTCTCCCCCGGGTCCAGCGATGTCTTATCCGGAGCGCAGCGCTGAGTATAATAATCACATCGTACGGCTAGGACCAGTGGTGATGTCAGAGGACATGTGACTTGTCAGATGACCGATCACATGTcccctgacatcaccacaggtcctggccgTACGATGTGCTTATTAAACTCACCTCTGCGCTCCTGAGAAGACATCGCTGGACCCGTGGGAGACTGAAGACAGGTGAGATGCCCTTATACTCACCCCGCTGCGCTCTGCTGgatgaagacaggtgagtatgagcatCTGGGGGCAGGCATGTAGCAGAGCCGGCTGTGTCCCTGCCCCCAGATGAGGTGTAGAACCGATCGTCTGCGTTTCAATGATTTCTTATGGAAATCATTGACTGTCCTGGAACGGATTATGCTCGTAGACCGAGGTGCAACTATATTCATGTTCCTACAACTGCCATATTAGATCACTTTTTATAAAACCAGGCTTGAAGCACATGATGGCAGTGACataggtttatttttttaaaactgttGTGTGTAGCTGGTCAGCAGTGTCATGTTTTAGATAGAAAGGAAGATGTAGGTAGCTTCAATTAGAAAggtagccctttttttttttttttaaattacaggaTGTGTTGGTATTTTTtgtatgacttttgggtttcagaTTCTAAATTGTGTTTAGAAATTTGTTTACTATATAGTGTCCTTTTTCTTTTTTAGAtttctggccacaggagagagctacacatcaCTGCACTTTCAATTCCGGGTTGGTATATCCACCATCTCCGGAATTGTGAGGAGCACATGTGACGTGCTTTGGAAAAaattgcagcccatcgtgatgccttccccaaccgaggagacttggctacaggttgcagcaggctttcaagctgtagccaatttcccaaactgtgtGGGAGCACTGGATGGCAAACATGTAAGGGTGCAGAAGCCACCAGGATCTGGATCagtgtacttcaattataaaaagtaCTGTTCCGTGGTCCTCATGGCAGTGGCTGATGCACATTACAAGTTTGTCTCCATTGATGTTGGTGCACCAGGCAGTTGTGGGGATTCGGGGGTATTTGGAAGATCAGAGCTTGgtcagcaaatttttcaaaatcacggaacgctcccagccccacaACCTCTGCCGGGTTCCACAGATCCAGTACCCTTCGTGTTGGTATCGGATGAGGCTTTTCCTCTGAAGCcaaacctgctgcgcccatacccacggaggGGACTGAATACCCAGCAGAGCATATTTAACTATCGGCTGAGCCGGGCACGTAGATATGTGGAGTGCGCCTTCGGAATCCTGAGTAGTCAGTGGAGGGTGTTACACACAACTATCCAGTTGGaggaggaaacagttggcagtgtaATTAGAGCCTGCtgtgttcttcacaactttatgaGAGAACATGCATCCGAACCTGTAGATGAAACACAGCAGGCAGACCTTACTCCTTTCTTCTACATGTCAGCTGGTCGTCCATGCAACTCAGGTGTTAGTGTGAGGGAAACCTTCGCTAACTATTTTCAGAGTCCCGAAGGTGCCGTGCCCTGGCAATACTTCTGTGTTGGTGTTGAGCAGCTGGACCCGCAGAGAGCCCAAGGAGAAAGTCCCACACCAACTTCATAGGAATTCAAGTCCCAGCAGCGATGAACATGTTGGCGCCATTTTTTGCCATGGTCGACAAATCAAAGAAGCAGACTACATCATagttaaaagttcaaatatttatttgtagtaactgtcaaaattgaaaaacttttctaataaaatttagaatagaatgatttgttgtttttttttttgttattaacaaaattccacacggaaacactgtaaacatccccaaaatgggattataaacctgtggatgtccaagtccactcattaattgccgccaggagggcatgcttccagctttcattagtattgcgcaaggccctttcctcgtcaccactgacggtgagtcattcggcacttgcgcaacactaatcagagctggaaacatgccctcttggcggaaactgaggagtggacttggacatcatggcgttctCAAAATGAAAAGCCTCTAAACATCAcaaactttttattaaaaaaaatgtaactaaCATGTTGATGTctaagtccactcattaattgccgccaggagggcatgcttccagctttcattagtattgcgcaaggccctttcctcgtcaccactgacggtgagtcattcggcacttgcgcaacactaatcagagctggaaacatgccctcttggcggaaactgaggagtggacttggacatcatggcgttctCAAAATGAAAAGCCTCTAAACATCAcaaactttttattaaaaaaaatgtaactaaCATGTTGATGTctaagtccactcattaattgccgccaggagggcatgcttccagctttcattagtattgcgcaaggccctttcctcgtcaccactgacggtgagtcattcggcacttgcgcaacactaatcagagctggaaacatgccctcttggcggaaactgaggagtggacttggacatcatggcgttttaaacatgaaaagcaacattatgcctactggtcctcatataggctttgtgaatatgagtagtagctccagtctggataacatccccaaaatgggattataaacctgtggatgtccaagtccactcattaattgccgccaggagggcatgcttccagctttcattagtattgcgcaaggccctttcctcgtcaccactgacggtgagtcattcggcacttgcgcaacacttatcagagctggaaacatgccctcttggcggaaactgaggagtggacttggacatcatggcgttttaaacatgaaaagcaacattatgcctactggtcctcatataggctttgtgaatatgagtagtagctccagtctggatggtgttcttcagactgggctactactctggatgttggtgcacctgcagcagcacttggagcagatggcagaggtctattgaatgctgctgcaggtgcaagaggagtcggcgtcggtggatgccagatgtggtttagtgaacaaaccatttcttcaaaggttggatttatatgcggatacttcttaaaacatgtcaccgccattgaaatatacgtcatgcaggagtcctggacctcgggggacagagtacgcattctggaagctaaagtggttccatatgctgagaattgatcctcttcaggttggcgatcaattagagaaattgcccttgccaaggcagccgtctcctcatcctcctttgaagagcctcttttcctcttcctctgtgttgaggctggaggtggaggtggtgttggtggcggtggtggcggcggcgatgccaatgaactagtctcggagaggggcagatcatcattttgggtagaagggtcaggccttggctcatttggaagagagctggtagcaggctgtgaagcatgttcatacactggagttgttgctgtggccgggatttcggtcatcggctggacattgcctatggttctgtaaagagaaacatcaaaacaatagttttaatacattttattttctattcaaaattaaagacgttactgatacttacggtcggtaatgtagactgccgcttaaaaattggagttcctgttcaaaacgcccttgagaagcaggtgccgcagagccacttggtgcttctgaccgtgaccgtgtaaatctgtccctcaccgacctccagcgggttctcaaggctgaaactaaaaagtgaaaaattgaacctattaatatactattcaactacatacagacaagaaattcaaaaatactcctccaaaatggaaaatatttaccaatttctttttgccgctcctttgtgtatgactcgtacaggggatagagggtgacacagaccttgtgccaggaagcagtttttgtatatttgttggaaaactcccggcaccccttatcccaaagacatgggaagttttgaacctaaaaaaggtaaaacattaactactagttatacacacaaaatttgacaaacttgatagaggcagaaaaagtaacacaggctgctgaggaatgacaaccccaactgcttgttattaccttcacacgcatacgggacacacacgcacaggggacacacacgcacaggggacagaaaatccggtgaagagcgtttttttaataaatattttgctaggtttaaaactaaattggaaataaatagggattcaacgcagggcgcagagaacgcagcaagttgcgtatctaagtgccacgtatcacgtatttcggtgccacgtgccaagtatttaagtgccacgtatttaagtgccacgtatgtaagtgccacgtatgtaagtgccacgtatgtaagtgccacgtatgtaagtgccacgtatgtaagtgccacgtatgtaagtgccacgtatgtaagtgccacgtatgtaagtgccacgtgccacgtatgtaagtgccacgtatgtaagtgccacgtgccacatatgtaagtgccacgtatgtaagtgccacgtgccacgtatgtaagtgccacatatgtaagtgccacgtatgtaagtgccacgtatgtaagtgccacgtatgtaagtgccacgtatgtaagtgccacgtatgtaagtgccacgtgccacgtatgtaagtgccacgtatgtaagtgccacgtgccacgtatgtaagtgccacgtatgtaagtgccacgtgccacgtatgtaagtgccacatatgtaagtgccacgtatgtaagtgccacgtatgtaagtgccacgtatgtaagtgccacgtgccacgtatgtaagtgccacgtatgtaagtgccacgtgccacgtatgtaagtgccacgtatgtaagtgccacgtgccacgtatgtaagtgccacggtatgtaagtgccacgtgccacgtatgtaagtgccacgtatgtaagtgccacgtgccacgtatgtaagtgccacgtatgtaagtgccacgtgccacgtatgtaagtgccacatatgtaagtgccacgtgccacgtatgtaagtgccacgtatgtaagtgccacgtatgtaagtgccacgtgccacgtatgtaagtgccacgtatgtaagtgccacgtatgtaagtgccacgtatgtaagtgccacgtatgtaagtgccacgtgccacgtatgtaagtgccacgtatgtaagtgccacgtatgtaagtgccacgtgccacgtatgtaagtgccacgtatgtaagtgccacgtgccacgtatggaagtgccacgtatgtaagtgccacgtgccacgtatgtaagtgccacgtatgtaagtgccacgtatgtaagtgccacgtatgtaagtgccacgtatgtaagtgccacgtatgtaagtgccacgtatgtaagtgccacgtatgtaagtgccacgtgccacgtatgtaagtgccacgtatgtaagtgccacgtgccacgtatgtaagtgccacgtatgtaagtgccacgtgccacgtatgtaagtgccacgtatgtaagtgccacgtatgtaagtgccacgtatgtaagtgccacgtatgtaagtgccacgtatgtaagtgccacgtgccacgtatgtaagtgccacgtatgtaagtgccacgtgccacttatgtaagtgccacgtatgtaagtgccacgtgccacgtatgtaagtgccacgtatgtaagtgccacgtgccacgtatgtaagtgccacgtgccacgtatgtaagtgccacgtatgtaagtgccacgtgccacgtatgtaagtgccacgtatgtaagtgcc is a window of Ranitomeya variabilis isolate aRanVar5 chromosome 2, aRanVar5.hap1, whole genome shotgun sequence DNA encoding:
- the LOC143808981 gene encoding uncharacterized protein LOC143808981, which produces MSSPLVVNMYFVSKCSSYIDIKVQNFPCLWDKGCREFSNKYTKTASWHKVCVTLYPLYESYTKERQKEIVSALRTRWRSVRDRFTRSRSEAPSGSAAPASQGRFEQELQFLSGSLHYRPTIGNVQPMTEIPATATTPVYEHASQPATSSLPNEPRPDPSTQNDDLPLSETSSLASPPPPPPPTPPPPPASTQRKRKRGSSKEDEETAALARAISLIDRQPEEDQFSAYGTTLASRMRTLSPEVQDSCMTYISMAVTCFKKYPHINPTFEEMVCSLNHIWHPPTPTPLAPAAAFNRPLPSAPSAAAGAPTSRVVAQSEEHHPDWSYYSYSQSLYEDQ